In Herbaspirillum seropedicae, a single window of DNA contains:
- a CDS encoding YqiA/YcfP family alpha/beta fold hydrolase — protein MILYLHGFRSSPQSYKARLMGQRMADLGLQEHYLCPQLPASPAAAIALAGALVAQVEPAQLTVVGSSLGGFYATWLAERLGCRAVLLNPAVKPPRDLESYVGVSTQYHSDEPFEFKHEYIAELQALVVPAITRPERYFLIAATGDEVLDWREMVAHYPLARQTVIQGSDHGIAEFADYLDEVLAFCGVDPHRKAVS, from the coding sequence ATGATTCTCTACCTGCACGGCTTCCGCTCTTCGCCGCAGTCGTACAAGGCGCGCCTGATGGGGCAGCGCATGGCCGACCTGGGGTTGCAGGAGCACTACCTCTGCCCGCAATTGCCGGCCTCGCCGGCAGCGGCCATTGCCCTGGCTGGCGCGCTGGTGGCGCAGGTGGAACCGGCGCAACTGACCGTGGTCGGTTCTTCCCTGGGCGGCTTCTACGCCACCTGGCTGGCCGAACGGCTGGGCTGCCGCGCCGTGCTGCTGAACCCGGCCGTCAAGCCGCCGCGTGACCTGGAGTCGTATGTGGGCGTGAGCACCCAGTACCACTCCGATGAACCCTTCGAATTCAAGCACGAGTACATCGCCGAGCTGCAAGCACTGGTCGTGCCGGCCATCACCCGGCCCGAGCGCTATTTCCTCATCGCCGCTACCGGCGACGAGGTGCTGGACTGGCGCGAGATGGTGGCGCACTACCCGCTGGCGCGCCAGACCGTGATCCAGGGCAGTGACCACGGCATTGCCGAATTTGCCGATTACCTGGATGAGGTGCTGGCCTTCTGCGGCGTCGATCCCCACCGCAAGGCGGTGTCCTGA
- a CDS encoding chorismate--pyruvate lyase family protein, translated as MPRGVGRARWMAHPQALAGQLAEQGGVARRTRAWLSDPGSMTLKLKARTAHFTVRLLRQRPGPILADEHAALGVPARSRVVERDVILHCDGQPVVFGHTVLSTASVKSDWPFFSKLGNTPLGANLFFDPLVGRSPIQYARLAADHPLMRRIVQALPGLPLPPSLLARRSLFTRRGGVLMVTDVFLPALEPLMRSRPAHAPD; from the coding sequence ATGCCGCGTGGTGTAGGCCGGGCCCGCTGGATGGCGCACCCGCAGGCGCTGGCAGGGCAACTGGCCGAGCAGGGCGGCGTGGCGCGGCGTACCCGCGCCTGGTTGTCCGATCCGGGTTCCATGACCTTGAAGCTCAAGGCCCGCACCGCGCATTTCACGGTGCGCCTGCTGCGCCAGCGCCCCGGCCCCATCCTGGCCGACGAGCATGCCGCACTGGGCGTGCCGGCCCGCAGCCGGGTGGTCGAGCGCGATGTGATCCTGCATTGCGACGGCCAGCCGGTGGTGTTCGGGCACACCGTCTTGTCCACCGCTTCGGTGAAGTCGGATTGGCCCTTCTTCAGCAAGCTGGGCAACACCCCGCTGGGGGCCAACCTGTTCTTTGATCCGCTGGTGGGGCGCAGCCCTATCCAGTATGCTCGCCTGGCAGCCGATCACCCTCTGATGCGCCGCATCGTGCAGGCCCTGCCTGGCTTGCCCTTGCCTCCCAGCCTCCTGGCGCGCCGCTCCCTGTTTACCCGGCGCGGCGGCGTGCTGATGGTTACCGACGTTTTCCTGCCGGCGCTGGAGCCCTTGATGCGCTCCCGGCCGGCCCATGCACCCGATTGA
- a CDS encoding ribonuclease catalytic domain-containing protein, protein MNLLFEESGDFKAGSIMTQQGESYQVEMASGKRAKVKARDALLQFATPAPQELLQQAQAIAEEIDLDFLWEVAGEEEFGFTELATDYFGHAPLPPEAAGLLLRLHNAPIYFYKKGRGRYKAAPQASLQAALAGLEKKKQQLLAQAAYVDELKAHKLPQAFAPIALQLLFKPDKNSIEFKALDAAAKEMQTTPQRLMLAAGGVASPKDLHYARFLFEHFPRGTGFPAIDIPAPPTDLPTADVQAFSIDDVTTTEIDDALSVTRLPDGKLRVGIHIAAPGLAIKRGDAIDAIARARMSTVYMPGEKITMLPDELVAAYTLDAGAARPALSLYATLDATNWAVLATETRAELVPITANLRHNDLDELVTEEALAENRGEYPHKDEIALLWQWVQLLEQGRMAKRESFGLRPEQNNRVDFNFYVEDDVVSIVRRRRGAPLDKIVAELMIFANSTWGKLMADHGVPGIYRAQGGGAGGWAAKMQVRMVTHAAPHQGLGVDQYAWSTSPLRRYTDLVNQWQILACIEHGVTAPLVAPFKPRDADLFAIVSGFDAAYSGYADFQSTMERYWCLRWLAQENARVVDAVVLKDEILRLVDIPLVLRMPGLPQLARGLQVKLDLLRWDEVDLTVEARLLEVPAAAAQAVDADLGEEDEDLLEGMAALGEEEAPPPEEPAASLAADENPPAEAAQ, encoded by the coding sequence ATGAATTTACTGTTCGAAGAATCCGGCGATTTCAAGGCCGGCTCCATCATGACCCAGCAGGGCGAGTCCTACCAGGTCGAGATGGCCTCCGGCAAGCGCGCCAAGGTCAAGGCGCGCGACGCACTGCTGCAGTTCGCGACCCCGGCGCCGCAGGAACTGCTGCAACAGGCCCAGGCCATCGCCGAGGAGATCGACCTGGACTTCCTCTGGGAAGTGGCCGGCGAGGAAGAATTCGGCTTCACCGAACTGGCTACCGACTACTTCGGCCATGCCCCGCTGCCGCCCGAGGCGGCCGGCCTGCTGTTGCGCCTGCACAATGCGCCGATCTACTTCTACAAGAAGGGCCGCGGCCGCTACAAGGCCGCCCCGCAAGCCTCGCTGCAGGCCGCGCTGGCCGGACTGGAAAAGAAGAAGCAGCAACTGCTGGCGCAAGCGGCCTATGTGGACGAACTCAAGGCCCACAAGCTGCCGCAGGCGTTTGCCCCGATCGCGCTGCAACTGCTGTTCAAGCCCGACAAGAACAGCATCGAATTCAAGGCCCTGGACGCCGCCGCCAAGGAAATGCAGACCACGCCGCAGCGCCTGATGCTGGCCGCCGGCGGTGTCGCTTCGCCCAAGGATCTGCACTATGCGCGCTTCCTGTTCGAGCATTTCCCCCGTGGCACCGGTTTCCCCGCCATCGATATTCCTGCGCCGCCCACGGACCTGCCCACGGCCGACGTGCAGGCCTTCTCCATCGACGACGTCACCACCACCGAGATCGACGACGCGCTGTCGGTCACGCGCCTGCCTGACGGCAAGCTGCGCGTGGGCATCCACATCGCCGCCCCGGGCCTGGCCATCAAGCGCGGCGACGCCATCGATGCGATTGCCCGTGCGCGCATGTCCACCGTCTATATGCCGGGCGAAAAGATCACCATGCTGCCTGACGAGCTGGTGGCCGCCTATACCCTGGACGCCGGCGCGGCGCGGCCGGCCCTCTCGCTCTACGCTACGCTGGACGCCACCAACTGGGCCGTGCTGGCCACCGAGACCCGTGCCGAACTGGTGCCGATCACGGCCAACCTGCGCCACAACGATCTCGACGAGCTGGTCACCGAGGAAGCGCTGGCCGAGAATCGCGGCGAGTATCCGCACAAGGATGAGATCGCGCTGCTGTGGCAATGGGTGCAATTGCTGGAGCAGGGCCGCATGGCCAAGCGCGAGAGCTTCGGCCTGCGGCCGGAACAGAACAATCGCGTGGACTTCAACTTCTACGTCGAGGACGACGTGGTCAGCATCGTGCGCCGCCGTCGCGGTGCGCCGCTGGACAAGATCGTGGCCGAACTGATGATCTTCGCCAACAGCACCTGGGGCAAGCTCATGGCCGACCATGGCGTGCCCGGCATCTACCGCGCCCAGGGTGGCGGCGCCGGCGGCTGGGCCGCCAAGATGCAGGTGCGCATGGTGACCCACGCCGCGCCCCACCAGGGCCTGGGGGTGGATCAATACGCCTGGAGCACCTCGCCGCTGCGGCGCTACACCGACCTGGTCAACCAGTGGCAGATCCTGGCCTGCATCGAGCATGGCGTGACGGCGCCGCTGGTGGCGCCCTTCAAGCCGCGCGATGCCGACCTCTTCGCCATCGTCTCCGGCTTCGACGCCGCCTATTCCGGCTATGCCGACTTCCAGTCCACCATGGAACGCTACTGGTGCCTGCGCTGGCTGGCCCAGGAAAACGCCCGTGTGGTCGACGCCGTGGTGTTGAAGGACGAGATCCTGCGCCTGGTCGATATCCCCCTGGTGTTGCGCATGCCGGGCCTGCCGCAGCTGGCGCGCGGCCTGCAGGTCAAGCTGGACCTGCTGCGCTGGGACGAGGTCGACCTGACCGTGGAGGCGCGCCTGCTGGAAGTGCCGGCCGCCGCTGCCCAGGCCGTGGACGCCGACCTGGGCGAGGAGGACGAAGACCTGCTCGAAGGGATGGCGGCGCTGGGCGAGGAAGAGGCCCCGCCGCCAGAGGAGCCGGCGGCGTCGCTGGCAGCCGATGAGAACCCGCCCGCTGAAGCGGCCCAATGA
- a CDS encoding TonB C-terminal domain-containing protein, which produces MNPFAQHRLLSVALGVSLLVHGLMLAVHFAAPDAFRLKPSDPDLEVILVNAKHDKKPVNAQALAQANLDGGGNAEDGRAKSPLPDMQRVDSGDSVKAAQRKVVELEQQQRRMMAQLKQSQQHVASAEQQKQTEAPQLNARDMIETARAMARMEAEVARDIEQYNKRPKKTQITPSTREVGYAQYYKTLQDKIEKVGTLNFPTKDGKKLYGELLIVIPVFQDGSIYERDGGVVVKSSSGNAALDQAAVAIVRRSAPFGRFPDNMRTGGRDDVWEIITRFRFTRDQGLQAQLGGG; this is translated from the coding sequence GTGAATCCGTTTGCCCAACATCGTCTGCTGAGCGTGGCGCTGGGCGTCTCGCTGCTGGTGCATGGCCTGATGCTGGCCGTGCATTTCGCCGCGCCCGACGCATTCCGCCTCAAGCCATCCGACCCGGATCTCGAGGTCATCCTGGTCAACGCCAAGCATGACAAGAAACCGGTCAATGCCCAGGCGCTGGCGCAGGCCAATCTGGACGGCGGCGGCAACGCCGAGGACGGCCGCGCCAAGTCGCCGTTGCCGGACATGCAGCGGGTCGACAGTGGCGACAGCGTCAAGGCGGCGCAGCGCAAGGTGGTGGAGCTGGAACAGCAGCAGCGGCGGATGATGGCGCAACTGAAACAGTCGCAGCAGCATGTGGCCAGCGCCGAGCAGCAGAAGCAGACCGAAGCGCCGCAGCTCAACGCGCGCGACATGATCGAGACCGCGCGCGCCATGGCCCGCATGGAGGCCGAGGTGGCCCGCGACATCGAGCAATACAACAAGCGCCCGAAGAAAACCCAGATCACGCCCAGCACCCGTGAAGTGGGCTATGCCCAGTATTACAAGACCCTGCAGGACAAGATCGAGAAGGTCGGCACGCTGAACTTCCCCACCAAGGATGGCAAGAAGCTCTACGGCGAATTGCTGATCGTCATTCCGGTGTTCCAGGATGGCAGCATCTACGAGCGCGATGGCGGCGTGGTGGTCAAGTCCAGTTCCGGCAATGCCGCGCTGGACCAGGCGGCGGTGGCCATCGTGCGCCGCTCGGCGCCCTTTGGCCGCTTCCCCGACAATATGCGTACGGGCGGCCGCGATGACGTCTGGGAAATCATCACGCGCTTCCGTTTCACGCGCGACCAGGGTTTGCAGGCGCAACTGGGGGGCGGTTGA